The following is a genomic window from Miscanthus floridulus cultivar M001 chromosome 14, ASM1932011v1, whole genome shotgun sequence.
GGTGTCCATCTGAACACCGTTTCTTTATAAGTATACGCAGCCAGAACAACTAAGTGTGCAATGCCTGGTGAAAAACCGAACACCATTTATCTGCTATTGGCTTCTTTTTCCTTGACAGTCTAGCTCTCCATCTTTCTGCCTCCATCTTACACGTAtatctttgaatatatatctcttTAAGTATAGAAGTTATGTTGTTGGATCACTGGATTGCACAGTAGCAGTAGCAAAGATAGTTTCAGTTAAGAGTTCAGCAGGTTATGTGATTGACGATTTTTGAATTTGCTTGTTTATGTTACCCAGGAACTACAACTATGGTATCATCAGTAAGAGTTTCAAACAGGATACGTTGAACCACCCAGAGTTACTGGAACTAAATGTCACCCTAGCATTTGAAGCAACTATTTGGAGGAAGCAATGTTTTTGTGATAATTGGAAACCCCACCAAGAATGACACTTGTCCAAGAGATATCCTGGCTTTGGTGCTACTATGATTGTCCTGCTACTATGGAGATAACTTGGATTGTGGTGACCAGGTGGCCTTTAATCCATTGTCAAACAATTCCGACTCCTAAGCATGCTTTCTCAAAGATCTGCTTTCCTGTATATTTGGGATCATTGCCTTGGTTTCCCAAGTCTGTGAAACAAAAGATGTTGTTGCTGTTTAAATCCTCTATGAAACATGCCTGTAAACGACCTTGTCCAAGCTTGGCATCTCTAGCTTCTATGGACAAGCTTGGCATCTCGAGCTTCTATCTCTGAGTCTGTCTACATGCTTGGATAGTTATGAGGCTTGGCTTgacttttttttgttgttgttgtcttcgtatcattttttgaatcacaaGTCAATCTCATTCCATGTTTGAGTAGCAAAACATATATAGCACATTTAGTAATTTGATTTGTATTACCTGATATCACtgtagcgttagcacggacaaTATACTAGTATATGATAGAGTACTTaaagagaagagaggaggagaggatCATAAACGTTGTAACAAACCTCTGAATTCTAAAAGGCATCCAACCAGTTGCACTCTTTTTACAGTCAATGAATCTCTGAATTCTATATGGCATCCAACCAACTGCTCTCTTTTTACAGTCAATGAATAAACTTACATTTACAATTACAACTGACATCTGAATCTCTGACCAATTGCTATCTTTTCACAATCAGTGAATCAACTTAACATTTACCGAGGAAAAAACATATAAGGGCTTATCCAGAAAAGGAAAAAGACAGTGGTCACCCCCTTGTTACTGCATCCTATTCTCGTGAGGACACTAGATGGTAGAACAGCAGCTCATTCCATGTGTCTGGGACTCCAGGAAGGCACCAATGGCTGCAGTCCTGGGCACTCGAAGCTGTTAAATCTACTCCCTTCCGTCGATAAACAGATGGGTGACCATCCATTCTTAGCCTGGATAGATCAGTGATGTTCAGAATTGTCACAGGATTCTTCATTTGCTTTGAGACTTGTTCCAGCATCACGTTTATCTCAGGCATTGGCCATACACGGCTGTCATTAGGGCCTAGTGTGCTCTCTCTGCAGTGTCCCCCTGAATTCCACTCTCCTCCGCTGAAATCAATGGTAAATCTTACAACCAAATGCTCCATAAAGGAGACAGCAGCAATTCTCAAGTTGTTCCTGTCAGATTGAACAGTAGAAGAGCAAACCTGAAATGCGATGGGGATGTGCTTCTAAAGAACACTCGAGTTTGCCGTGGATTGATGTAGTGGTCGACCCACGATGCCCACGTCATTAGTACTCTTTGGAAAGCAGTGGAGGCATCAAGATATGGATGAACATGATCTCCTTCTTGATAGAAATTCACTCTGCAACAGATATGTAATCATCAGGTGCTAGGGTTTCTCTGCAAGGTTACAGGAAACAAGAATATTGAAGAatgcattttatttcattttgatCAAGGACTATATTCATTGCTTCACATTAGTCAACCCTCACCCATCATTTGTTTTGTGACGTGACCACCAATGAGCAGAGTTGAACACAAGCACATCAGCACCTTTCCATCTTGATGAGCTCCGATCTATGGTATCGATCCGTAGCGTCATTGTGCCCTTCTGGCCCATTCTTGCCTTGGTTTCATGCACCAAGAAATGTGTGGCATGATACTCCACACTGCAATTATAGTCCTGCAAcaatgacaccaagatggctatTATGCACTAGTCAAGACACTGAGCAGACTAGTTCTGCATCAGCTACAGAGCATACGAACCAAGAACTCGAAGTTGTaatatcctttctctttcttaaTCTTGCGGCCACGAGTTTCATGAATCCTTGCAGGATCTGAGATTTCCATACTCAGCAAGCACATCATGGATTCCCATTGGTTCCTGTTAATGGAATCTCCGACAAACACTAGTCGCTTTCCTCGCAGCATCTCAAGCAATTTCCTAGCATCAAACCTAAAATTATCACATAAGTCAGTGAATGGCAAACTTCTAGTAATACCTAAATTCCTAATAAGCAACCAAAGAAGCGAGAAAAATACCCTAATGCAACAACACCTTGGAATGCTGCAATGCTTAGGTTGCCACCTCAGCTTCATATAGCTCTGGTCCATTCTCCCATTAGCTTCACAGCTGAATCCTTCATCTATAAATGGGCACGCATTGCTCGCATAGAGGGGATAGCTCTCGTCGAACACCCAACTCCCGTCAGAAACGTCACACTTTACAGCATTGCTTTGCCCAAAATCAATTTTGCTCGCGGGCATTTCTGGATTCAGATTAGGGTCTTGTTTAGTTGGATTGACTGGAGCTGGAGCTGCTTTGTACCTCACTGTTGAATGATCTGAGCTTTCCCATCGTTCCCCTTGTTCAGAAGCATAAGCTCCATGCACAGAGGAATTAGGACTACCGTCAGCATGTCCATCCTGCAATAATTCGTCTCTCGGCCCCTTTGCGGGAACTGAAGCTTGTATGGAGAAATTGACAGCTCCCGCAGACCCCGTTCCCTCCAATTTCTCTGCTGATGCAGTTGCCAAACCAAGAGTTTCTTTGCTAAGATTCTTGCCTTCTGCTAAGATTGGTCCCTCTGAAATCGAATCTTTTGGCATCCtctcgccaccaccaccaccaccttcaGGAGCAGCTTCTTTCACCTCCACAGCCGAATCCAAGCCTCCAAAACCAAAAGAGTGGTTTCCAGCATCCACGATCTTTTGCCCTTTGAAAACCTCACCGTTCGAGGGTGCTGTGCCATTCCCTCTTGGTCTTGGAGTAACAGCTTCCTGCACCGACAAGTCTCCGGGAACAGCGGGGCGGGCTCCCCCCGCGACCGAATCCTCTCTCCCGAGCCCGAGAACCGCTTCTTCAACCTCCACCGCCGCTGGGTCGCCCCAGTAACCCCCACCACCAACGAGAACCGGCGCTGGGGCTGTGGCGAACGCGATGGGAAGGCGGAGCGGGCGGCCGTGGTGGAAGGCCAATAGAAAGGAGAAGAGGAGGGATAAGGAGGCCAAGGAGACGAGGAGGAGCCTCTTTGGGCTCAGCAGGTGGTGGCAGTGGTACGACCTGGAGCAGGTGGAGGGGCTCCTCTGCCTCTCCATTGGTCGGGACTGCGGGCGGCTGGGAAGGTTGGGGGACGGCAGGACGGGGAAGCAGTTGCTTGCACTTGCACGGCAATGGCGACTCTTGGGCCTTGGCGAGGGACCGAAGTGAGCCGTGAGCCTGTGGATCTTGCGGTGACGGCAGATGAACGGGAGCTTGTGGACTTGTGGTGCTGCGCTGGCGGCTGGCGAGTTAGCATGATCAGTTCATACGACAGGAAGGATATGTGACGGAAAGCAAGGCCTTgtttagggcgtgtttagttgcAAAAATTTTTTTGTTCGGCTACTGTTTggatactgtagcatttcgtttgtatttggtaattagtatctaattatggactaattaggttcgaaagtttcgtctcgcgatttctcacctaactgtgtaattagtttttttttcgtctacatttagtactccatgcatgtgcagcaagattcgatatgacattTTAggttgaaaatttttgggaactaaacaggcccttagtttcTTAAGATCTATAGTCTCGGAGGTGTCATATCAAATATCATGTGGTGTGTCGTGTTACATAATTCGTCACTAAGCCATGAGATggatttattaagtctaattaattcgtcatCAGTACATGTGTTACTGTAACACTTTATTattaaattatggactaattaggtttaaaagattcgtctcgtaaaatagtcgtaatctgtgtaattagttatgtttagtctatatttaatactatatgcatgtgttcaaacattTAATATGATAGGATATAAACTTTTAGGAGGAACTAAACAAAGCCTAACTCGTCGATTATgctccgttcgtttcgctgaaaaaacaagtcgaaacactaTTCCAacagatttgttgtgagagaaaaatattattctgaccGAAAAAACAAGGTGAAAATACGGTTTATAAGAGATGTGTTCGTTAAATAATTGAGCAATATTTTCCCCAGGAGCTAGTCGCAATTCACAACAGTAAGAATGCAATTTAACGCTGCACTTAAGGCTGCAGCCACAACAGTGGCGATTTGCGAAGCTCTTCACCTCCTCTCAAACACTGTAGCATGAGTTGCCGTGAAGCTTAATTCATTCGCCCTGAAGCTTTGTTTAGCTGCAAAAGCTGCCGTGGTTGATGTAGTGGATAAAGAGTCTCTCTGCCCAACAACCAACCTGTTCGTTTTGccataaacgatcgtggattatttactgttgactggtttggtgtgagagaaaaatactattttagcttataatccacgatcgtatacgagcaagcgaacatgctgcatgtgttttatgcagtttcaacacatgaatttttttgcactATAGAATTAAAATCCAATAGCttccttctacctccagccttcttctaccttcagacaatcacaaatcacaagatcacggatccacagattacaagaaataaatttttttctatgcaaggacAGAAGGACAAATCGGGTCCAGCCGCACGCGTATACGTAGAGGACCGGTGGGTTCGTGCGGCCCTGAAGCGCGTCCACGCCGTCCAGACTCCAGAGTGCGCGGGGCCCACAAGGCAGGAAAGTGGATGGGGTGCACGCCTGCCTCTACCTGCAGCAGCGCTCGTGACCGTAtgtccgtatccgtatccgtatcTCTCTCCGACCAGACAAGTCAGAAAACAGAagaaaagagagggagagagagacataaaaattcatgtgttttttgcgctaaaacacatgtgtgttgtatagcatttcttgTGGAATACGAACTTTTACTATATGTTATATAGTGCCGCTTTAGCCTACTATTTTGCACACTGAgcataagggcatgtttggatgagTTTTAGATTCTTAAAAACTAGTTTTTGTCTCTGGTTTCTAAAATCTAGATTCTGAGCAAAAATTagtgggggtgtttggatccctcAGTTTTTAAAAATttgacttcatttattgctcacatGCCACAAGAAACTGACAAAAGTTGGGTATCAATAGCTTCTTAGTTTTTAAGAATATGTCAAAAACTGACACAAGAAACTAGACAAAAATTAGCCTATTTGGATCCCACTCAGtttttgaaaaccaattttttaaaAATTGGAGGGATTTAAACAGGACCTAAATAAAGCAATTCGGGAACTGACTCGAACTGCTGCATGCCTGCAGCGGATGTTTACCAGTTGCCACTGACCCAAGTTACACATCCCAATTCACCCTTTTGGGTGTCCGGCGGGCTGAACAATCTTCAAGACCCAAGACGTCGATTACATATCACGGCAGCTAATTCAGAATTGAATTGACCCAAGAAAGGATTCATGTACATGTTTTGCATGCATCAAACAGAACAATCGTGCAGCTTCGAGCAACGTGTCAAAATAAAAGTATGAGCATCTCTATATCACACTGAAGTACGTATAGTCTGCAACTGTATGGAACTATGAACTGCCGCTTAAGCAAAAAGCGACTGCTTATCCCACGACGGAGCGCGCGCGGAGGCGCCGGCCGTCAACTCGCTGCGGCCAACGGCGAGAACACCGCCCTCGCAAGGACGTGCGTCTTCTTCTTGCCGAGCCCGAACCCGACAATGTGGTTGATGTACACGTCACCGTCCTTTACCGTCGCCGACGACCCGACCCGGTGGATCGGCCCGACGTACTGCCCGCTGACGCTCGCGGTCTCCCAGTCGTCGGAGCTCTCCACCAGCCGATTCGGCATGCCGGCGACAACCAGCCTCGTCGGGGAGAGCAGCTCAAGCCCGTCCCCTTGCCTCAGCGACCCCCGCACCTTGACGACGCGCACGGTCTCTGTCTTCGGGTCGACCTTGAAGAGGTCGCCGCCGGAGGTGTGGACGACGAGAAGGTAGCCGTTAGGGTGGTGTATGATGCCGTTGAGGCCGGCCAAGTTGTGCCGCAGCCCCGGTCGCTGCACGAACGTGGCGTTCTTGATGACGCCGAGCAGCACGCCGTCCGGACTGACCTTCCAGATCTTGCTTCCCTTGGCGTCGGTCACGTAGGCGTTGCCGTCATCGTCGGCGGCGACATCGTCGGGGAATGTAGATTCACCTGCAAATCAAACAGGATCGGTCATGAAGGTACGCAAGTTATGGACAAAATTTAAGTATGTGCTGGCTGAAACCACCAAATTTTCATTAGGGGAGTGTAAGATCAGGAGGAAAAGGGGAACAGAAAGCATGCAGGCATATGCAGCGTTGTGACAACCACATAAACGATGATGTCCGTTCCCTCGATGAATGATGGCGTAATCACACCATTCCTGCACGGTTTAAACTAGCACTATATACGCTCATCATGAAGTCTAGGAACATGCTAGGGAATTCGATGAAGTTGATGCGTAAAAAGTACCAAATTAGTCTGCACGTTTGGAATTACGAATTTCACTCTAGTAGTACCAAAATGACAGGATAGGTTGTCCGTTGTCGAAATATCAGAGGAATCGAAACGATTTATCTACAGGAAACGAGAGACGTTCGAGCGGTCTAACTTTCTGAATGTGTGCTTGGACTTTTTGTCCaccgaagaaaatctagaatacCAGTACACTGATACGTGAAAACGACTGAAAAACAAAATTCATGTGTCCTGAACAATAACGCTCATTCTGCGAAAATTTTAACATGATTTCTTAAAACTTTCCAAATTTATACTGATACGTG
Proteins encoded in this region:
- the LOC136504470 gene encoding protein trichome birefringence-like 6 isoform X2, whose protein sequence is MERQRSPSTCSRSYHCHHLLSPKRLLLVSLASLSLLFSFLLAFHHGRPLRLPIAFATAPAPVLVGGGGYWGDPAAVEVEEAVLGLGREDSVAGGARPAVPGDLSVQEAVTPRPRGNGTAPSNGEVFKGQKIVDAGNHSFGFGGLDSAVEVKEAAPEGGGGGGERMPKDSISEGPILAEGKNLSKETLGLATASAEKLEGTGSAGAVNFSIQASVPAKGPRDELLQDGHADGSPNSSVHGAYASEQGERWESSDHSTVRYKAAPAPVNPTKQDPNLNPEMPASKIDFGQSNAVKCDVSDGSWVFDESYPLYASNACPFIDEGFSCEANGRMDQSYMKLRWQPKHCSIPRKLLEMLRGKRLVFVGDSINRNQWESMMCLLSMEISDPARIHETRGRKIKKEKGYYNFEFLDYNCSVEYHATHFLVHETKARMGQKGTMTLRIDTIDRSSSRWKGADVLVFNSAHWWSRHKTNDGVNFYQEGDHVHPYLDASTAFQRVLMTWASWVDHYINPRQTRVFFRSTSPSHFSGGEWNSGGHCRESTLGPNDSRVWPMPEINVMLEQVSKQMKNPVTILNITDLSRLRMDGHPSVYRRKGVDLTASSAQDCSHWCLPGVPDTWNELLFYHLVSSRE
- the LOC136506090 gene encoding uncharacterized protein; this encodes MCGGYCRRQRGPDGMPAVGGRRRGCGTVLAVLALAVSAAVAFLESTAGGVSYVGDGWLHECAKWDAEGGRFLASTSFGGGVAEVRAGEAEERVVVADPDAAGRVSLGLAIDAPRRRLLLVYAHRLPRFGYAALGAYDLGSWRRLFLTRLDVPGESTFPDDVAADDDGNAYVTDAKGSKIWKVSPDGVLLGVIKNATFVQRPGLRHNLAGLNGIIHHPNGYLLVVHTSGGDLFKVDPKTETVRVVKVRGSLRQGDGLELLSPTRLVVAGMPNRLVESSDDWETASVSGQYVGPIHRVGSSATVKDGDVYINHIVGFGLGKKKTHVLARAVFSPLAAAS
- the LOC136504470 gene encoding protein trichome birefringence-like 6 isoform X1, giving the protein MERQRSPSTCSRSYHCHHLLSPKRLLLVSLASLSLLFSFLLAFHHGRPLRLPIAFATAPAPVLVGGGGYWGDPAAVEVEEAVLGLGREDSVAGGARPAVPGDLSVQEAVTPRPRGNGTAPSNGEVFKGQKIVDAGNHSFGFGGLDSAVEVKEAAPEGGGGGGERMPKDSISEGPILAEGKNLSKETLGLATASAEKLEGTGSAGAVNFSIQASVPAKGPRDELLQDGHADGSPNSSVHGAYASEQGERWESSDHSTVRYKAAPAPVNPTKQDPNLNPEMPASKIDFGQSNAVKCDVSDGSWVFDESYPLYASNACPFIDEGFSCEANGRMDQSYMKLRWQPKHCSIPRFDARKLLEMLRGKRLVFVGDSINRNQWESMMCLLSMEISDPARIHETRGRKIKKEKGYYNFEFLDYNCSVEYHATHFLVHETKARMGQKGTMTLRIDTIDRSSSRWKGADVLVFNSAHWWSRHKTNDGVNFYQEGDHVHPYLDASTAFQRVLMTWASWVDHYINPRQTRVFFRSTSPSHFSGGEWNSGGHCRESTLGPNDSRVWPMPEINVMLEQVSKQMKNPVTILNITDLSRLRMDGHPSVYRRKGVDLTASSAQDCSHWCLPGVPDTWNELLFYHLVSSRE